The genomic DNA GCATACGAGCCGAAAAGGAAAGAAAAGAGGATTTCAGGTTCTTTTTCAAGTATTTTTATGATTGTTTCCACGTAATATAAATGTGCAGAGGGTTTTATAAACTCTTTGAATCAAATAATTATGCAATTTTATTACCAGAACGATTAAGTAATATCAAAATAAAAGTATTACTAATATGAAATCAAAACAAAGAATAGTTGGTATTACATCAAAAGGCCAGGCAACAATTCCTGTTGAAATGAGACGGCGGCATAAACTCGAAAAACGGGCCCTCATAGTGGATACCGATAAAGGACTGTTGATTCTTCCAGTTCCAAGACCAGAGGATGAAAAAGGAAGCCTGAAGGCACTTTTTGATAAAAAAGCCCACGAACTCTTAAGGAATGCGCGAAAAAAGGATGAACTCCGGGAAAAAGCACTGGAGGAGCTTTGAAATACGTTTTTGATACCGAAGTATTGTTGAAATTTTATCTTGATGAAGACGGGGCGCAAAAAATACTGGAATTATTTAAGAGCGTTCAGGATAAAAAGATAAAGGGCTATATCAGCGTAATCAATTTAACTGAATTCTATTATATTCTTTATCGCAAAAGTCCTGAGATCGCAAGACAAAAAGTGGATAATCTTCTTTCTTTTGGATTGATACTATCTGAAATAAAAGATGATGAACTCTGGAGAGAAGCAGGAAAACTTAAGGCGATCCACAATATCCCGCTTGCTGATGCATTTGCTGCTGCGACTGCAAATCATCTGAAAGCCACCCTTGTTGCAGGAAAGGATGCTGATTTTGAAGGGGTCGATGTTGAGATGGTAAGGGTATGAGTACCGATGGTAAAATATCTCTCTGGAACTGATCACCATTTCCCTGACCT from Candidatus Methanoperedens sp. includes the following:
- a CDS encoding AbrB/MazE/SpoVT family DNA-binding domain-containing protein, yielding MKSKQRIVGITSKGQATIPVEMRRRHKLEKRALIVDTDKGLLILPVPRPEDEKGSLKALFDKKAHELLRNARKKDELREKALEEL
- a CDS encoding type II toxin-antitoxin system VapC family toxin — its product is MKYVFDTEVLLKFYLDEDGAQKILELFKSVQDKKIKGYISVINLTEFYYILYRKSPEIARQKVDNLLSFGLILSEIKDDELWREAGKLKAIHNIPLADAFAAATANHLKATLVAGKDADFEGVDVEMVRV